A single genomic interval of Microbulbifer variabilis harbors:
- a CDS encoding GNAT family N-acetyltransferase has product MALVTPETSSALRVVLANYTDCHQAEDIIHLMDEYSRHPFGGGGPLPEPCRNELVPKLANFPGAFSVLAYGDNEALGLVNCFTGFSTFSCMPLINIHDVIVSERARGQGVCAAMMDFVALEAKKRGGCKLTMEVLEKNFAAKNAYRKSGFKPYTLDEEFGQAEFWQRYL; this is encoded by the coding sequence ATGGCATTGGTTACCCCGGAGACTTCCAGCGCATTGCGTGTGGTTTTGGCGAATTATACGGACTGCCATCAGGCTGAGGATATTATCCATTTAATGGATGAATACTCCCGCCATCCTTTTGGTGGAGGGGGGCCATTGCCAGAGCCTTGTCGCAATGAGCTGGTGCCTAAATTGGCAAATTTTCCCGGTGCTTTCAGCGTGCTCGCCTATGGCGATAATGAGGCCTTGGGTTTGGTTAATTGTTTCACCGGTTTTTCCACATTTTCCTGTATGCCGCTGATTAATATTCACGATGTTATCGTCAGTGAGCGCGCCCGGGGGCAGGGCGTTTGCGCTGCCATGATGGACTTTGTGGCGTTAGAGGCAAAAAAGAGAGGGGGCTGTAAGCTGACCATGGAAGTACTGGAAAAAAACTTTGCCGCGAAGAATGCCTATCGCAAGTCGGGGTTCAAGCCTTATACGCTGGATGAAGAGTTTGGGCAGGCCGAATTCTGGCAGCGGTATCTCTGA